CTGCCGCTGGTGATCTCGCTGGATAATGTCTCGCTGCAGATTTGGGGCATGATGCTGGTCCCGCTGACCATTTTCGTGCTGCTGGCGGTAGGCGCAGTATTTATCCTCGCGGCGCTCAAGATCCGCCACTTTTTGACCAGCGCCGAAGCACAGCGCCTGCTGTTCCGCTCGGCGGGCGTGATTATGCTGCTGGCCGCAATAGGCATGGTGGCGAAGACCTTATAGCGGCGGCGAGTTATCCACAGAAAATGGGGATACCCTGTGTATGAATTCGTATAACCCCCGTTTTGCCTGCCGCCGATGCGCTGAAAAAAGGGAAAAACGCGCCGCCAGGCCGCGCGGAAACGCTGAAAAATGGCCAAACGGCGCGTTTTTTCGCCCGACGCGCCGTTTTTCCCGCTATGGATGAAAAAGCAGCGCCAGGCGGCCACCCTGCTCAGCCGATACCACGCGCGTCTCCCCTGCTTTCTCACAGGGAATATCGCCCGCCGCCAGGCTGGCGTCCACTTTGGCAATAGCATCAGTGCGAAAGCTCAGCGCCACCATGCGCGCCAATCCGTTGTCATCCTGCGGCAATGCGCCAAAGCGCCGCTGTGCCCAGTCAACCGGCGCGAACCGCACCCTGGCCGCGCCCGCCGGCAGAATAAACGTCCCCTCCTCCGCCGCCAGCACGCGCCGGGCGCCAAACAGCTGACGATACACCCCGGCGGCGGCGTCGGGATCCTGCGCCACAAGCGTAAATTCACTGATATTGACCACGCCATTGGGATGCCGCTGCCACGCCGGCTGCCACACCGCTTGCGGCGTCAGGTGCTGGCAGAAAAAGCTGCGGCCGTTGGGGATCAGCGACGGGCGCAGCCGCACCGTGCGAAAGCGCGCCTCGCTGACGCGGCCATCGGGCAGCGTCACCGGACGAAAAAAGGCGGCGGGCGCCTCGCCGGCTATATCGCGCTGTTGCAAATGCCGAAAGGTCGCGTCGGCATCAGCGGTTTTCCACACCAGGCCGGTCAGCCCGCGCGGCGCCTGCCAGATATCCTGGCGCTGGTCGCCGCGCCCCGCTTCATACCCCAGCAGCTCAAGATAATTTTCGCCAAATACCGCCAGATGGTTGCTCGACCCCAGAGAATGGTGACCGCGCGGGGTCAGCTGAAAACCGAGCCGGCGATAACGCGCGCGCGCCTCATCCAGCCCATCCGCCACATTCATCACCGCATGATCCAGCACCGGCGTCGGCATGCGCTCCGTCATACGCCTTCCTCTGTTGTGGCATGGCGGGCGACGCGCGCCAGCGCCAGCGGCGCCAGCCGGGTAAAGTAGGCAACGGCCGGTTCGATGATCCCTTCATCAGGATCGAAAGCGGGATGATGCAGGCCGAAATCGCTGGCGCTGCCGATGCTGACAAACGCACCCGGCACGTGATGCAGGTAGAACGCGAAATCCTCGCCGCCCATCTGCGGCGCGGCCGTTTCGGCGCGGAAACCGCTCTGCTGCGCCAAATCGAGCGCGAAATCGGCCCAGGCGGGTGTATTGATCAGCGCCGGCGGCCCGGCGATCCACGTCAGCGCCGCCTGCGCGCCGAAGCCGGCGGCCATATGTTCAATCAGGGTGCGCATCTTTTCCGGGATAGCGGCGCGGATCGCATCGTTATGGGTGCGTACCGTGCCCTCCAGCTCGATCTCTTGCGGCAGCACGTTCCAGGTATTGCCGGCGGTAAAACGCGTAACGCTGACCACCACCGACTCCAGCGAGCTGAAGACGCGGCTCGGCAGGGTTTGCAGCGCGGTGACGATCTGACTACCGATCACAATCGCGTCGATGCCTTCATGCGGGCGCGCGGCGTGCGCCCCTTTGCCGCGAATGCGAATGGTGAAGCGATCGACATTGGCATAATAGGCGCCGCCGCGCGTTTTAAAGGTGCCAGGCGGCAGCTCCGGCGCGTTATGCATGCCGAAAATCGCCTGGACGCCCGTCAGCACGCCGGCGTCGATCAGCTGTTGCGCGCCGTTAAAGGTCTCTTCCGCCGGCTGGAACAGAAAGCGCACGCGGCCTGGCAGCGTCGCCTCCTGCTGCTTCAGGCGATGCGCCACGCCCAGCATGACCGAAGTATGGATATCGTGGCCGCAGGCGTGCATCACGCCTGGCCGCGTCGATTTCCAGGGCCGCCCGGCCGTCTCGTCGATCGGTAGCGCATCGATATCGGCGCGCAGTGCAATCAGCGGCTCGCCATGGCCGATCTCCGCCACCACGCCGGTCGGTGTCTGCAGCGGCAGCAGGCGAATATCACCCTGCTGCAGCCAGCGGGTGATGCGTTCAGTGGTGGCGAACTCATGGTTCGACAGCTCAGGGTGCTGATGCAGCTCGCGCCGCCAGCGGATCAGTTGCTCAGGAGAAGGTGCGGTCATGGTTATCCTTGCGGTTCGGAAGGCAGAACAGGCTCGCCAAGGGTCAGCATCAGGCGATTCGCCCAGGCGAAAAAGGCGGTCGACTGGATCAGATCCAGCAATGCCAGGGTATCCAGCCCGTGAGCGCGCAGCGCATCGAGCAGCGTCTGGCTGACGCTGACCGGCGTCAGGGAGAGCGCGGCGGCGAAATCGATCAGCGCCGCCCAGCGCGGCGACTGGCCGCGAGAGAGCGCTTCGCCCGGCGCGACATCCAGCAGTGCCTGCACCGCATCGGGCTGCTTCGCCAGCTGGGTTGCCTTGCGCGCATGCACCGAGGCGCAGTAGATGCAGCCGTTCACCTTGCTGACCACCGTCGCCGCCAGCTCGCGCCCGGCGCGCGGCAGGCCGCCGGCGGTATAGAAAATGCCTTTATCGGTCAGGGTGCGCTGCTCCAGCAGCGGCAGGTTGCGCGCCAGCAGCCGGAAATAGTCGGAATCGGTGTGGCCGAAACGCGCCAGCGTCGCCTGTTCGTCGGCGTCGAACGCTGCCAGCGGCTTTGCGGGCAGCCACGGCTCCCAGCTCAGCTCCCGCTGCGTAAAGGCGACCGGCGCCGCTTTGCCGCTGGCGGCGCGCGGCGCAGTGTGCCAGCGTCCGGCCAGCGCCGTGCGGCCGCTCTCCGGCAGGGTTTCGCCCTGCAGCAGACGCAGCCCTGCCAGCAGACGGCTCTGGAAGCTGATAAAGGCAACCAGCTGCGCCAGCGTCACCACGCCGCGCTCGCTCCAGCCGGCGT
This DNA window, taken from Mixta gaviniae, encodes the following:
- a CDS encoding alkylhydroperoxidase domain protein, whose amino-acid sequence is MTETTDLLAALADIDPHSELAAARATRDAATRHAQGSYELLFSQQDADFPLAERFAIASQAAAWHDAAGLQAHYARQAAPLSDTRRHSEALAFARRLTFEPAAAAPQHIQVLRDAGWSERGVVTLAQLVAFISFQSRLLAGLRLLQGETLPESGRTALAGRWHTAPRAASGKAAPVAFTQRELSWEPWLPAKPLAAFDADEQATLARFGHTDSDYFRLLARNLPLLEQRTLTDKGIFYTAGGLPRAGRELAATVVSKVNGCIYCASVHARKATQLAKQPDAVQALLDVAPGEALSRGQSPRWAALIDFAAALSLTPVSVSQTLLDALRAHGLDTLALLDLIQSTAFFAWANRLMLTLGEPVLPSEPQG
- a CDS encoding VOC family protein, with product MTERMPTPVLDHAVMNVADGLDEARARYRRLGFQLTPRGHHSLGSSNHLAVFGENYLELLGYEAGRGDQRQDIWQAPRGLTGLVWKTADADATFRHLQQRDIAGEAPAAFFRPVTLPDGRVSEARFRTVRLRPSLIPNGRSFFCQHLTPQAVWQPAWQRHPNGVVNISEFTLVAQDPDAAAGVYRQLFGARRVLAAEEGTFILPAGAARVRFAPVDWAQRRFGALPQDDNGLARMVALSFRTDAIAKVDASLAAGDIPCEKAGETRVVSAEQGGRLALLFHP
- a CDS encoding amidohydrolase; the protein is MTAPSPEQLIRWRRELHQHPELSNHEFATTERITRWLQQGDIRLLPLQTPTGVVAEIGHGEPLIALRADIDALPIDETAGRPWKSTRPGVMHACGHDIHTSVMLGVAHRLKQQEATLPGRVRFLFQPAEETFNGAQQLIDAGVLTGVQAIFGMHNAPELPPGTFKTRGGAYYANVDRFTIRIRGKGAHAARPHEGIDAIVIGSQIVTALQTLPSRVFSSLESVVVSVTRFTAGNTWNVLPQEIELEGTVRTHNDAIRAAIPEKMRTLIEHMAAGFGAQAALTWIAGPPALINTPAWADFALDLAQQSGFRAETAAPQMGGEDFAFYLHHVPGAFVSIGSASDFGLHHPAFDPDEGIIEPAVAYFTRLAPLALARVARHATTEEGV